GGACGGTGCAGTACCGGGACGGGAAGTTTGTCACCAAGGAGGTGGGTgcccggggggggtgggggggggggggggaaggggagggaggaggtgtttgattctttgcaacagaagtcGTCAGGCCATTCACAGCAGAGATAAGCCCCtgcagattggggggggggggggggggagaggggaagggggtgagggaaaggggggaagaggggatcgccaacccaggcgactatttgcgtgctagccgcagaaagcagggcggcacggtggcgcagcggtagagttgctgccttacagcgaatgcagcgctggagactcaggttcgatcctgactacgggtgctgtctgtacggagtttgtacgttctccccgtgacctgcgtgggttttctccgagatcttcggtttcctcccacactccaaagacgtacaggtttgtaggttaattggctgggcaaatgtaaaaattgtccctagtgggtgtaggatagtgttagtgtgcggggatcgctgggcggcgcggacccggtgggccgaagggcctgtttctgcgctgtatctctaaatctaaaaaaatctacatATTgcgatcacacattacaatcgctccgcactgctatctatctatacactgtgaacggcccgattgtaatcatgtattgcctttccgctgactggtcagcacgcaacacgggcggcacgatggcgcagcggtagcgtcgctgcctcacggcgcttgcagcgccagagacccgggttcgatcccgaccgcgggtgcttgtctgtgttctcgctagtacgttctccccgtgacctgcgtgggttttctccgggtgctccggtttcctcccgcgctccaaagacgtgcaggtttgaaggttaattggctgggtataagtgtatattgtccctggtgtgttggtcggacagtgttaatgtgcggggatccctggtcgtcgcgggctcggtgggcttaagggaccgtttccgcgctgtatcactaaactaaacataagcttttcactgtacctcggtacacatgataaactaaaccaaactaaaactaagtaggaaaaaaaactgcaggtgctggtttaaatcgaaggtagacacaaaatgctggagtatctcagcaggtcaggcagcatctctggagagaagggatgggtgacgtttagggtcgagacccttcttcagactgatgtcgggggagggggtacCTTTCCCCCTACAGATTGACGCCCCATTGACCCGACGGGTGAGGCCTAAGCCAGGGTTTGTGGGTCCGAGTCCCGTCCGGGGTGAAGTCAAGTTTCCTCTTTGCACgctggcacggtggtagagttgctgcctcacagcgccagagaaccgggttcgctCCTGGCTCGGGGTGCAGTCTGtagggaggttgtacgttctccccgtgggttcaggttgaagaagggtctcgactcgaaacgtcacccattccttctctcccgggatgctgcctgacccgctgagttactccaacactttgtgtccacctccctgtgggctttctccgggcgctccggtttcctcccaccctccaaaggcgtgcaggtttgtaggttaattggcttcggttaaaaattgtagattgtccctagtgtgtgtgagggactaggtgaccgctggtcggcttagacccgctgggccgaaggccatgtctccgcgctgtaaccctggacagagagggcagtgggtgcgggatttagagatacagcacagaaacaggccccttcggcccaccgggtccgcaccgcccagcgatccccgcacactaacactatcctacacccactagggacaatttttacatttgcccagccaattaacctacaaacctgcacgtctttggagtgtgggaggaaaccgaacatctcggagaaaacccacgcaggtcacatacaaactccgtacagacggcgcccgtagtcaggatcgaacccgggtctccggcgctgcattcgctgtaaggcagcaactctaccgctgcgccaccgtgccgccctgtggagTTCTGGGATTGCAGGAGTGCAAGGAACGATGTGGGCAGAACATTGGCTCGGTGTCGACCCGAACTATAACGGGGTGCTGAACCCGTGGAGCCGCTGCAGTGGGGACCTGGGAACGGGACAAGGGGAGGtggttgagggagagggaggtgcagAGTCCTTGGGAAGATCACGTTCATTTTGGGAATACGTCGGGCAAGTGGAGTCTCGTGTCCTCGGCTTCACCACGTTCTGTGCCCGATGTTCCTGTACTCATCCATTTATTATCTCCCCTTCcacctgaccccctccccacctctttctcccactcctgcctctccccttcctcttccctcctctcccgtcCCACCTCGTCCTCCGTACCCCTCCGCCTCTCACCTACTCTGCCTTGCActtaccctcccccctccggTTTCTAACTCGCTTCTCCCtgacccatccccctctcccccctttccctcctgtgCATTCCCCTACCCTCcactcctgcccccaataccaacACACTTCTGttcttcacccctcatcctcttcccgccctctccacctcctcttctctctctctgcccatccttccctccctctcctcccctccctcttctcctcctctcctcccctctgcttccatccctcccttcctctcctccttcctcctcccctccctatctgcccctcctctcccctcctgcccTACCATCCCTCTCGTTCCCCTCCCCTCTTGTTTCTTACCCGCTTCTCCCTAACCCCTCCgtatctccccccactccccctccctctctccctccccatccccctccccctcccccaacccctccccctctccctcttccccctccccctcctctcccccctcctactcTCCCCCTTGCCCCACTGTGACCCCCAGGCCATCCAGAACTACCTGGGTGAGGAGCTACTGCAGGAGCTGATCAACTTCTGCCTGAGCTACATGTCCGACATCAGACTCCCTCGCAAAAGGTATCGAGACTGAAGACCCAACCGGGGGCTAGGGGGCTTGGGGGTGCTGATGGGAGCCgtgggggagagcgagggggtaGAGGCGGTGCAGAGTGAGTGAGGGTGAAGGCGGCTGGgttgggggagagttgggggtggTTGCAAAGGGCTAGAAGGAGCACAGGTCTCGTatcaggcgtacaggtttgtaggttaattggttcggtgcatgtgtaaattgtcccttgtgtgtgtaggatagtgttagtgtgcagggattgctggtcggtgcagactcggtgggccgaagggcctgtttccgcgctgtatctccaaagtcgacAGTTTACTCTAAAGTAAAGAACAGCAgcccatattctgcttgggtagcttacaacactatgaacagtgctgtatctctaaactatatatagcaccgaaacaggcacttcagcccagtgagtccacaaagtgctggaggaactcagctggtcaggcagtatccgtgggggaggggggggaatgaacaggcgacgtttcggatggTGACCCTTCTCCGCGCTCAGACTGGGACTGTGTTGCAGGGGGACCTTCATTGAGTTCCGTAATGGCATGTTGAACGTCTGTCCGATCGGCAGGAGCTGCTCCTTGGCGGAACGCCTCGAGTTCTTCCAGATCGACAAGGTAAGAAAACGATGAGACACACagagactgtggggagagagagagagagagtgtgtatgtgtgtgtgggggcaggacctgcagatgctggcttacaccaaggatcgacacaaaatgccgcagtaactcaacacgtcaggcagcatccgtggggggaatgttgggggagtccagaaccaggggccacagtttaagaataaggggtcggccatttagaacggagatgaggaaggatattcttgctattgagggcgtgcagcgtaggtttactaggttaattcccggaatggtgggactttcatatgttgaaagactggagcgactggtttgtatacactggaatttagaaggatgagaggggatcttgtcgaaacgtatatgattattaaggggttggacacgttagaggcagaaaacatgttcccaatgttgggggagtccagaacaaggggccacagtttaagaataaggggtaggccatttagaacggagatgagggaaaacgttttcagtcagagagttgtaaatctgtggaattctctgcctcagaaggcagtggaggccaactctctggatgctttcaagagagagctagatagagctcttaaagatagcggagtcagagggtatggggagagggaaggaacggggtactgattgtgaatgatcagccatgatcacattgctggctcgaagggccgaatggcctactcctgcacctattgtatattgtctatctctggagagaaggaataggtgacgtttcgagtcgagacccttcttcacagtgaAGCTGTCCAGCCaaatactccagtgttttgtgtccatctagaggcatagagagggtagacagtcagaacctttctgccAGGGTGAAAATATCCAACACTGGGGGGCATGAGGTGAGAGGGGCGGAAGATGCGCGGGGCAAGTATCTTTACACACGGAGTGAtgggggtctgggggggggggggtgccaggggtgggggtgaccCCCTGAGACGGACAAAAGCTCTCCTCCACACTCACGGTGAGGGGGCGAATTGCAacgtggaggcagacacgataatGGCGTTCAAGAGGCTTGTGGAGAAGCacgtggaagtgcaaggaatagagggatatggatcatgtacaggcagttaAGATCAGTTCAAGTTGGCatcgtggtagacacaaaatgccggagtaactcagcgggtcaggcagcgactctggagagaaggaacgggtgacgttttgggtcgagaccactgCTTCATTTTTCataacttggcgtcatgttcggcacacacattgtgggctgaagggcctgttcctgtgctgttctatgtgaccctggtgggtgggggtgggggactgaGGGGTGGTGCTGGTGGGGAGCGGAGTACAGTCCCATTGCGATtcacatgtcaagtcaagtcaagtttatctgtcacatacacagacaagatgtgcagtgaaatgaaagtggcaatgcctgcggattgggccagaaattacaattacagcataaaaatgcagtccctggagatataatagttaacagtcctgatggcctgtgggaagaaactccgtcccaTCCTCTCCAGTGACTTGGGCGTAACGTCAGAGGGGAACACGCTGGCTGGTTGTGTGGGGACCTTTGTCTGCAGGGTTTGACCTTTGTAGTTCACAGGTGTGACAGCGGGCGCACCGTGCTGGTGCCAGCGTGCgtgcgtgggtgggtgggagggagggtgggagggagggagggagggggtgggaggtccCGCGAGCAGCCGTGAGCCACGGCGAGCGCCAGCTTCACACGGGCGGCCGCTCCGCTAATCTGCGCCCTTCCCTCTCCCGCTCTAGACGGAGAAGATCAGGGAGAGGTTCGTGGTGGCTTTACAGGACGAGTTCGCCGGCAAAGGGCTGAAGTGTACGAGAGGCAAGTACACTGTGTGAGAGagtacatctgtgtgtgtgtgtgtgtgtgtgtgtgtgtctgtgtgtgtgtgtgtgtgtgtgtgtgtgtgtgtgtgtgtgtgtgtgtgtgtgtgtctgtgtgtgtgtgtgtgtgtgtgtgggtgtgtgtgtgtgtgtgtgtgtgtgtgtatgtgtgggtgtgtgtgtgtgtgtgtgtgtgtgtgtgtatgtgtgtgtgtgtgtgtgtatgtatgtggatggtgtgtgtatgtgggtgggtgtgtgtatgtatgtgtgtgggtgtgtgtatgtatgtgtgtatgtgtgtgtgcatgtctgtgtgcatgtctgtgtggtgtgtgcgtgtgtgtatgtgtgggtgtgtgtgtgtatgtgtgtgggtgtgtgtatgtgtgagggtgtgtgtgtgtgtgtctgtctgtgtggtgtgtatgtgtgtgtgtgtatgtatgtgtgtgcctgtacatttatgtgtgtatgtgtgcatgtctgtgtggtgtgtgggtgtatgtatgcatgtgtgtgtgtgtgtgtgtgtctgtgcgtgtataTATCTGATGTGtacgtctgtgtgtgtgagtgtgtatatgtgtgcgtgtgcttgcGTCCGTATCCGGacttgtgggtgtgtgtgtgtatgtgtgtgggtgtgtgtgtttgtgcgtgtatatatctgatgtgtatgtctgtgtgtcagtgtgtatatatgtgtatgtgtgtgcgtgcgtcgtGTCCgtgcttgtgagtgtgtgtgcgtgcgtatgtgtgcatgtgcatgtgtccgtgtgtgcgtatatatgtgtgtgtatgtatgtgtgtgcgagtgcgcgcgtctgtgtccgtgtgtgtgtgtgtatgtctctgcgtgtttctgtgtgtgtgtgtgtccgtgtgtgtacaGGTAGTGGGGGACAGTGTTTCCGGTGACGGTCCCCGTGCCCTGCGCGCTGCTGTTGTTCGTCCCCCAGCGCGTTGGCAGATGCTGAACGTGAGACGAATCAACGGTGTGAatcttgatttctccaacttcaagtaacccgtgcatcccctctctctccacccttatCATCGTACGTACTACTGAATTtccctgtctgtataactcgttatcacctaccccacagccaacaatggaccgttgtgggctcccgcgttccttgatcatcgttgtttTTCAAatagctttcattcatttgctctcggCTCCGTCCATATGTCTCAtttgcctttcccctgactctcagtctgaagaagggtctcgatccgaaacgtcacccatcccttctctccagagatgctgcctgacccgctgagttactccagcattttgcatctgtctttGCCGTAATCATTCTCTCTCGCTTTCCCTCCCCCCGTTCCGCTTGCAGGAGGCATGATCAGCTTCGACATCTATCCCGAGGGTTGGGACAAGCGTTACTGCCTGGACATCTTGGAAAAGGATGGAATTAAAACGATCCACTTCTTCGGCAATGAGACTGATCCGGTAAGGGCTCgggattgttggggggggggggagctctgaGTTTTGAACGGGAATTGTgtccgaaccgaccagcgatccccgcacattaacacgcacGGGACAATTAttccattgataccaagccaattaacctacaaacctgcacgtctttggagcgtgggtggaaacggaagttctcg
This genomic window from Rhinoraja longicauda isolate Sanriku21f chromosome 40, sRhiLon1.1, whole genome shotgun sequence contains:
- the pmm1 gene encoding phosphomannomutase 1 isoform X1, producing the protein MTHPRPDPHTLCLFDVDGTLTPARQKIAPELDEFFQGLRKKVMIGVVGGSDYAKIAEQLGEGQEVIQKFDYVFAENGTVQYRDGKFVTKEAIQNYLGEELLQELINFCLSYMSDIRLPRKRGTFIEFRNGMLNVCPIGRSCSLAERLEFFQIDKTEKIRERFVVALQDEFAGKGLKCTRGGMISFDIYPEGWDKRYCLDILEKDGIKTIHFFGNETDPGGNDHEIFHDPRTIGYTVISPEDTVRLCKELFLRQ
- the pmm1 gene encoding phosphomannomutase 1 isoform X2, encoding MIGVVGGSDYAKIAEQLGEGQEVIQKFDYVFAENGTVQYRDGKFVTKEAIQNYLGEELLQELINFCLSYMSDIRLPRKRGTFIEFRNGMLNVCPIGRSCSLAERLEFFQIDKTEKIRERFVVALQDEFAGKGLKCTRGGMISFDIYPEGWDKRYCLDILEKDGIKTIHFFGNETDPGGNDHEIFHDPRTIGYTVISPEDTVRLCKELFLRQ